One segment of Synchiropus splendidus isolate RoL2022-P1 chromosome 4, RoL_Sspl_1.0, whole genome shotgun sequence DNA contains the following:
- the LOC128757490 gene encoding tetraspanin-8-like — protein sequence MGKINPCMKICFVILNAAIAAFGCLAVAGLLKNGSLAAQSGSTLLLTWIYVICTVVIGAVGLHAGRKENVLGLKIFAGLIMVGLMANLVLGLIVVVGRAQVYRTFQDSENARLLLQDHSMRNDIIQLQITEDCCGLASASDWGVNIPDSCSCFGYGSECIDAPMGSEGPSRVYKKTCGSLIASALNPMFEASLGISFGMASVCLLGFIMSLMMIKQVQRCANLGP from the exons ATGGGAAAAATTAATCCATGCATGAAAATCTGCTTTGTCATCTTGAATGCTGCGATTGCA gcCTTTGGGTGTCTGGCGGTTGCTGGATTGCTTAAGAATGGCAGCTTGGCAGCA CAGAGCGGATCCACCCTTTTGTTGACCTGGATATATGTCATCTGTACTGTTGTCATTGGTGCTGTGGGCCTCCATGCAGGACGCAAGGAGAATGTACTTGGGCTGAAAATA TTTGCAGGCTTAATAATGGTGGGGCTGATGGCGAATCTGGTCTTAGgcctcattgttgttgttggacgAGCTCAG GTTTATCGGACCTTTCAAGACAGTGAAAATGCAAGACTCCTCCTGCAGGACCACAGCATGCGGAATGACATCATACAGCTCCAGATAACA GAGGATTGCTGTGGACTGGCGAGTGCCAGTGACTGGGGCGTAAACATCCCTGATAGCTGTTCTTGCTTTGGCTATGGATCTGAATGCATAGATGCACCTATG GGAAGTGAAGGTCCATCGCGAGTCTACAAGAAG ACGTGTGGCAGTCTGATCGCAAGCGCTCTTAACCCCATGtttgaggccagtctgggaatCTCCTTTGGCATGGCCAGTGTCTGC CTGTTGGGTTTCATCATGTCTCTGATGATGATAAAGCAAGTCCAGCGATGTGCTAATCTGGGTCCATAA